The following proteins come from a genomic window of Nitrospirota bacterium:
- a CDS encoding rod shape-determining protein translates to MFSNDLAIDLGTANTLVYLKGKGIVINEPSVVAIEKKSGRVLAVGAEAKKMLGRTPGNIVAIRPMKDGVIADFEIAEKMLKHFITKAHNRSTFVRPRIIICVPSKITQVEQRAVKDSAELAGAREVYLIEEPIAAAIGAGLPIEEPAGNMVVDIGGGTTDVAVISLAGIVYSESVKVGGDKMDDAIVNYIKRKYNLLIGDHMAELIKFEIGSAYPPDERKTFSIKGRDLISGIPKTLVIDDAEVREALAEPISAIVNAIKLALENTPPELSGDIIDRGIVLTGGGSLLRGMDIRLREETNLPIITVDNPLTTVVLGTGTALDSLELLRKVSIMAQ, encoded by the coding sequence ATGTTTTCTAATGATTTGGCGATTGATCTTGGAACCGCAAATACCCTGGTCTATTTAAAAGGGAAGGGAATCGTGATCAATGAACCTTCCGTTGTTGCCATTGAGAAAAAAAGCGGAAGAGTGTTAGCTGTGGGCGCGGAAGCCAAGAAAATGCTGGGAAGAACGCCGGGAAATATCGTCGCAATTCGACCGATGAAAGACGGGGTGATTGCGGATTTTGAGATTGCCGAAAAAATGTTGAAGCATTTTATTACAAAGGCGCATAACCGAAGCACTTTCGTTCGTCCAAGAATCATTATTTGCGTGCCTTCGAAAATCACTCAGGTGGAACAAAGGGCCGTGAAAGATTCTGCCGAATTGGCTGGAGCAAGGGAAGTGTATCTGATCGAAGAGCCGATTGCGGCGGCGATTGGGGCAGGTCTTCCGATTGAGGAGCCTGCTGGAAATATGGTTGTGGATATTGGCGGCGGAACGACGGATGTTGCGGTCATTTCCCTCGCGGGCATTGTTTACAGCGAATCAGTGAAGGTCGGCGGCGACAAAATGGATGACGCAATTGTTAATTATATTAAAAGGAAATATAACCTGCTCATCGGAGATCATATGGCTGAATTGATAAAATTTGAGATAGGCTCAGCCTATCCTCCGGATGAACGAAAGACTTTTTCTATTAAAGGAAGGGATTTAATTTCAGGGATACCAAAGACACTTGTCATTGATGATGCGGAGGTGAGAGAAGCCTTAGCTGAACCGATTAGTGCGATCGTGAATGCCATTAAATTGGCTTTAGAGAACACGCCTCCTGAACTATCTGGAGATATTATTGATCGGGGAATTGTTCTAACGGGAGGGGGATCTCTCCTAAGGGGAATGGACATTCGATTGCGGGAGGAAACCAATCTTCCCATTATCACGGTGGACAATCCTCTTACGACTGTCGTGTTAGGAACAGGCACAGCGTTGGATTCACTCGAACTCTTGAGAAAAGTCTCAATCATGGCTCAATAG
- the mreC gene encoding rod shape-determining protein MreC, producing the protein MSIFRFQRSNRFYKKLFLSISILLILVIGVSLDIRKAVPSYFQNPILSIGYLIELTGNTIIHGISKVWTHYIDLVDTQNRYTRLQSEVEVLKGENLQLKESQKENLRLKQLLEIALPVPLKLTAAQVIMRDPSNWYQSLTINKGTDAGVLPGMGVITFSGIVGRVLKSGAKSSVVLLITDRNSAVPVLISRSRDEGILEGTTHGLARIKYLSLDLKLEVGDPVLTSGLTPTFPKGLKIGSVVKIDQKTELDRRKSKDFVYAGPFLSVEVAPAVNFSRLEEVMVITSSPDETSVQGEK; encoded by the coding sequence ATGAGCATTTTCCGTTTTCAACGAAGCAATCGTTTTTATAAAAAACTTTTCCTTTCAATTTCCATTCTTCTGATCCTGGTGATCGGGGTTTCCCTGGATATAAGGAAGGCTGTTCCTTCCTATTTTCAAAATCCGATCTTATCTATTGGTTATCTGATCGAATTAACCGGAAATACGATTATTCACGGGATTTCAAAGGTCTGGACCCATTATATTGACCTTGTCGATACCCAAAACAGATACACTCGTCTCCAGTCCGAGGTTGAGGTTTTAAAAGGTGAAAACCTTCAACTCAAAGAAAGTCAGAAAGAAAACCTCCGTTTAAAACAACTTCTTGAGATTGCCCTTCCTGTTCCCCTGAAGCTCACAGCCGCTCAAGTCATCATGCGGGACCCGTCAAACTGGTACCAATCCTTGACGATTAATAAAGGAACCGATGCCGGTGTCCTTCCCGGCATGGGGGTCATTACCTTCTCCGGTATCGTCGGGCGCGTCTTGAAATCGGGCGCAAAGAGCTCGGTGGTCCTTTTGATTACAGACCGTAACAGCGCCGTTCCTGTTTTAATCAGCCGAAGCCGGGACGAGGGAATTTTAGAGGGGACCACGCATGGCCTTGCGAGAATCAAGTATTTGTCTTTAGATCTAAAACTTGAGGTTGGAGATCCCGTATTGACTTCGGGTCTGACCCCGACTTTTCCGAAAGGCTTGAAAATCGGAAGCGTTGTTAAAATTGACCAAAAAACAGAATTGGACAGAAGAAAATCAAAAGACTTTGTCTATGCGGGTCCATTTTTGTCGGTGGAAGTGGCCCCAGCCGTTAATTTTTCGCGATTGGAAGAGGTCATGGTCATCACTTCTTCCCCGGATGAGACTTCTGTTCAAGGGGAAAAATAA
- a CDS encoding SurA N-terminal domain-containing protein yields MLKVLRESAIENPWFYRIIMLMIAIAFVITMGWGFGTSKSNKKDYVAKVNGEPITTEEFQDSYRTTVAFYKSMMKDKFNEDTLKQMNLKKNVVNSLIEKKLWQMAAKEMGITISDEEVRSLLKNNELFQKNKVFDEATYRQVLAYNHLKPALFEESQRKELLYEKIRSTIRDSVTLSPLEEAVNSTSPEEIERVTKDKLNQKREKAVQSFLVNLKAKAEIEIKNEHLEG; encoded by the coding sequence ATGTTGAAGGTTTTAAGAGAGAGCGCTATTGAAAACCCATGGTTTTACCGCATTATCATGCTGATGATTGCAATCGCATTTGTAATCACGATGGGATGGGGGTTTGGAACCTCCAAATCAAATAAAAAAGATTATGTGGCAAAAGTGAACGGCGAACCTATTACCACGGAAGAGTTTCAGGATTCTTATCGTACGACAGTCGCTTTTTATAAGTCCATGATGAAAGACAAATTTAACGAAGACACTTTAAAACAAATGAACCTGAAAAAAAACGTGGTCAATAGTCTCATTGAGAAAAAACTCTGGCAAATGGCCGCAAAGGAAATGGGTATCACGATTTCCGACGAAGAGGTCCGGTCTCTTTTAAAGAATAACGAGCTTTTTCAAAAAAATAAGGTATTCGATGAAGCCACTTATCGACAAGTCTTGGCCTATAATCATCTCAAACCGGCTCTGTTTGAAGAGAGTCAACGGAAAGAGCTCCTTTATGAAAAAATCCGTTCAACCATCCGGGACTCCGTAACCTTGAGTCCTCTGGAAGAAGCGGTCAATTCGACCTCTCCTGAAGAAATTGAGCGTGTCACAAAAGATAAATTGAATCAAAAACGGGAAAAAGCGGTTCAAAGCTTTTTAGTAAACCTGAAAGCAAAAGCTGAGATTGAAATAAAAAACGAACATCTGGAAGGTTAA
- the mrdA gene encoding penicillin-binding protein 2, whose product MKEYPSLPQENLKKIQRRIVFLLIVLGFGFGSILFRSWSLQITAGSFYHEQSENNRVREVFIQPRRGKVFDRNGNILINNVPGFTLYLIPEDVKSRDYVIHKISEVLGFTVEEIEKKVSQRQFSPYLPVKIKDGLTLREVALFEEDQLELAGLKIEVEYQRNYVYGKLAAHVLGYVSEINEKQMDSPDYENLPQGTLIGQYGIEKKYDQFIRGEPGEKGIEVDALGHEIKILNIKEPEGSKDLYLTIDLDTQKSAEEALGDEAGAVVAMDPGTGDILAMTSHPGFDPQNLSGRIRQNDWDTLIKDPFKPLNNRAIQGTYPPGSVFKVLLAITALEAHEIDPSKQIDCHGVFPFGKRVFRDWKKGGHGAVDLHRSIVESCDVYYYKLGDQLGVDLIAEQAHKFGLGRATGIDLPSEKEGIIPSSEWKLKTRRERWFPGETLSVSIGQGYVNFTPLQAAYMMTQVANGGYRYKPRLLRAVSGQETDQPIVFPPVLLDTHQISKRTLDVVREALRGVVQEPHGTAGTARSEYFETAGKTGTAQVIAAKAGAGGNLNSKMLPKFLQDHAWFVAFAPYQDPKIVVAVLVEHGGHGGSAAAPVAKKVLEAYLVKKPDRNPSGPSDRVTLDGRSQSRIPEGGED is encoded by the coding sequence TTGAAAGAATATCCTTCTTTACCTCAAGAAAATCTTAAAAAAATACAACGGAGAATTGTTTTTTTATTGATTGTCCTGGGTTTTGGATTCGGAAGCATTTTATTCCGATCCTGGTCGCTTCAGATTACCGCCGGGAGCTTTTACCACGAACAGTCTGAAAATAATCGGGTGAGAGAGGTGTTTATTCAGCCCAGACGCGGTAAAGTTTTCGATCGAAATGGGAATATTTTAATTAATAATGTGCCTGGATTTACACTCTATTTAATTCCCGAAGACGTGAAGAGTCGGGATTACGTCATTCATAAAATTAGCGAAGTTTTAGGGTTTACGGTTGAAGAGATTGAGAAAAAAGTATCTCAACGCCAGTTTTCTCCTTATTTGCCGGTTAAGATTAAAGACGGTCTTACCCTGAGGGAAGTGGCCCTGTTTGAAGAGGACCAGCTAGAACTTGCGGGTTTGAAGATTGAGGTGGAATATCAGAGAAACTATGTATACGGAAAATTAGCCGCCCATGTACTGGGTTACGTCAGCGAGATCAATGAAAAACAGATGGATTCTCCAGATTATGAAAACCTTCCGCAAGGCACCTTAATCGGTCAATACGGAATTGAAAAAAAATATGACCAATTTATTCGCGGAGAACCTGGAGAAAAAGGGATTGAAGTTGATGCTTTGGGGCATGAAATTAAAATTTTAAATATCAAGGAACCGGAGGGAAGCAAGGACCTTTATCTGACGATCGACCTGGATACCCAAAAATCGGCCGAAGAAGCCCTTGGCGATGAAGCCGGAGCTGTCGTCGCGATGGATCCCGGGACCGGGGATATTTTGGCTATGACCAGCCATCCTGGATTTGACCCTCAAAATCTTTCAGGGCGGATCCGCCAAAACGATTGGGATACCCTGATCAAGGACCCTTTTAAGCCATTAAACAACAGAGCGATTCAGGGAACCTATCCGCCAGGGTCAGTTTTCAAGGTTTTACTGGCAATCACGGCTCTTGAAGCGCACGAGATCGATCCCTCAAAACAAATTGATTGCCACGGGGTTTTCCCGTTCGGAAAGAGAGTCTTTAGGGACTGGAAAAAAGGGGGCCACGGGGCTGTTGATCTTCACCGGTCAATTGTGGAGAGTTGTGACGTTTACTATTATAAGCTGGGCGACCAGCTTGGGGTGGACCTGATTGCTGAACAGGCTCATAAATTCGGGCTGGGACGCGCGACAGGAATTGATCTTCCCTCGGAAAAGGAGGGAATTATTCCCTCTTCTGAATGGAAATTAAAAACCCGGAGAGAGCGCTGGTTTCCCGGCGAAACACTTTCGGTTTCGATTGGCCAGGGCTATGTCAACTTTACGCCCCTTCAAGCGGCCTATATGATGACCCAGGTGGCGAACGGAGGATACCGGTATAAGCCCAGGCTTCTTCGCGCCGTTTCCGGCCAGGAAACCGATCAACCGATTGTTTTTCCACCCGTTTTGCTGGACACCCATCAGATTTCAAAGAGAACTTTGGACGTCGTTCGTGAGGCGTTAAGAGGTGTGGTGCAGGAGCCTCATGGAACCGCTGGGACCGCCCGGTCGGAATATTTTGAAACGGCCGGGAAAACGGGCACCGCACAGGTGATTGCCGCGAAAGCCGGGGCGGGAGGCAATCTAAATTCCAAAATGTTGCCAAAATTTCTGCAGGATCATGCCTGGTTTGTGGCGTTCGCGCCTTATCAGGACCCAAAAATCGTGGTTGCCGTGCTCGTAGAACATGGCGGACATGGTGGATCTGCCGCGGCGCCGGTGGCTAAAAAAGTTTTAGAAGCTTATTTAGTTAAAAAACCGGACAGGAACCCCTCCGGGCCTTCCGACAGAGTGACTTTGGACGGACGGTCACAGAGCCGGATTCCCGAAGGCGGGGAGGACTAA
- a CDS encoding RDD family protein — translation MGVYVDQTSALEAVFPKAVILHRVIAKGVDFLILAIFRQIFPPTGIYLSITYLLIADGLFHGKSIGKLLVGLQTFVPHKNKNASFRESIIRNFPLLIGYLFLFIPYLGWIFFFLIIGFELLLMIGNEKGLRIGDELAKTQVLDSESFEIKNL, via the coding sequence ATGGGAGTTTATGTCGATCAGACATCCGCATTGGAGGCAGTCTTTCCGAAAGCGGTTATTCTTCATCGGGTTATAGCCAAAGGGGTAGATTTTTTAATTTTGGCTATTTTTAGGCAGATTTTCCCGCCGACAGGAATCTATTTAAGTATTACCTATCTTTTAATTGCGGACGGTTTGTTTCACGGGAAAAGTATTGGGAAGTTATTGGTGGGTCTTCAAACGTTTGTGCCGCATAAAAATAAAAACGCTTCATTTCGAGAATCCATCATCCGTAATTTTCCCTTATTGATCGGGTATTTGTTTTTATTTATTCCTTACCTCGGGTGGATTTTTTTCTTCCTGATTATCGGATTTGAGCTATTATTAATGATAGGAAATGAAAAAGGTTTAAGAATCGGCGATGAGCTGGCGAAAACTCAGGTCCTTGACAGCGAGAGTTTTGAAATTAAAAATCTTTAA